Proteins encoded in a region of the bacterium genome:
- the rsmA gene encoding 16S rRNA (adenine(1518)-N(6)/adenine(1519)-N(6))-dimethyltransferase RsmA, translating to MTDERDLPRTPWSAGARADDPPGLSASGERSLAARTRELLARYDLRLRKSLGQNFLLNQAKVERIAGAALAAAEELGAETIVEVGPGLGALTLPLGRSGRQVVAFEIDQRLRPALDEVLAGLPNVSVRWEDFLHGDVTTATDGRPYVAAGNLPYQITAPLLEKLLGDPQCRALVITVQKEVAERLAAEPGGKDYGPLTLFCRYHVAALETIVRLSPGDFLPPPQVDSVALKLVKRTAPPFAEPDAAQFSRTVRAAFNHRRKSLVTGLTHAPQLGLPREQVAAAVAHAGLDGQRRAETLTMDELARLALAFQQVECA from the coding sequence ATGACTGACGAACGAGACCTTCCGCGGACGCCTTGGTCCGCTGGGGCCCGGGCGGACGATCCCCCGGGCTTGTCGGCTTCGGGCGAACGGTCCCTGGCCGCCCGCACGCGAGAGCTGCTGGCCCGTTACGACCTGCGGCTGAGGAAGTCACTCGGTCAGAACTTCCTGCTCAATCAGGCGAAGGTGGAGCGGATCGCGGGGGCGGCCCTGGCCGCCGCGGAGGAGCTGGGGGCGGAGACGATCGTGGAGGTCGGGCCGGGCCTGGGGGCTCTGACGCTGCCGCTGGGACGATCGGGACGGCAGGTCGTGGCCTTTGAGATAGACCAGCGCTTGAGGCCGGCGCTGGATGAGGTGCTGGCGGGGCTGCCGAATGTGTCCGTGCGGTGGGAGGACTTCCTCCATGGCGACGTCACGACCGCCACGGATGGCCGGCCGTATGTCGCCGCAGGCAACCTGCCGTACCAGATCACGGCCCCGCTGCTGGAGAAGCTGCTAGGCGACCCGCAGTGCCGCGCCCTGGTCATTACCGTGCAGAAGGAAGTGGCTGAGCGTCTGGCCGCGGAGCCGGGGGGCAAGGACTACGGGCCTCTGACGCTGTTCTGCCGCTATCATGTCGCGGCCCTTGAGACGATCGTGCGGCTGTCGCCGGGGGACTTCCTCCCCCCGCCGCAGGTGGACTCAGTGGCCCTGAAGCTTGTCAAACGCACTGCGCCTCCGTTCGCCGAGCCGGATGCGGCGCAGTTCAGCCGCACGGTGCGGGCCGCGTTCAACCATCGCCGCAAGTCACTGGTGACGGGCCTGACCCATGCGCCGCAGCTTGGCCTGCCTCGTGAACAGGTGGCGGCGGCGGTCGCCCACGCGGGCCTGGACGGGCAGCGACGGGCCGAGACGCTGACGATGGACGAGCTGGCGCGCCTGGCGCTGGCCTTCCAGCAGGTGGAGTGCGCATGA
- a CDS encoding YfhO family protein has protein sequence MRFQPGAIRMAADAADNRRPQAWSYAVAVPLVLAAMHWPALAGRAIYFHNDLWQWFLPLHDFLRRELWAGNRLPWCPLIGLGYPLAAEPQTGLWYPLNLLLGIPLPIGLVMSWLLWLHYAIAGLGVFALARLLRLPPPGALLAALIFTTTGFMVAHLHHVAIITAAAWLPWAWFGLLAYRRQARRGLLALVAWCSAAQLLAGQPQLWLLTFVSGFVMLALAEMLLRDTPLALSRERPRRDWLLLLAAAGLGLGVAGITLLPAASLYALSERSRPHLDFITSYALSRDSLKTLLGVRLARGDYWEFEAFAGLSTLVLAAVAVVRGKARAMLYLLCALVLFALFMGLAQVNPLYRLAPHIPLLSGMRCAGRWIVIVSLCLALLAAYGLQVLSRPSWLRPLVVAIVVAELTWFGAHYNPQARPELLQPPPQAARLAGEARLLTTLPYRLPEGLSQGDEFLLGRRLVVPNLNVMWGVPTGHLYMPLQLQDFALVRDSVNWTRADEAAACGIGWQIVQGGRAAAPPGWERIPGGGDALYRLPQPRLAWLTSSPGADETDDTLGTARLVQQSGRGLTLRCTARRPAYVVVSVVWLPWWQATVNGRPAPLERAGKAFCAVPVPAGDSEIELRYQQPRLREGACLTVGGLVLLAILLLLA, from the coding sequence ATGAGGTTCCAGCCCGGGGCAATCCGCATGGCCGCTGACGCCGCCGACAACCGCCGCCCGCAGGCCTGGTCGTACGCCGTGGCTGTCCCGCTGGTGCTCGCCGCCATGCACTGGCCGGCGCTCGCCGGACGGGCCATCTACTTCCACAACGACCTGTGGCAGTGGTTTCTGCCGCTCCACGACTTCCTGCGGCGGGAGCTGTGGGCAGGCAACCGTCTGCCGTGGTGCCCGCTGATCGGCCTTGGCTACCCGCTGGCGGCAGAACCGCAGACCGGCCTGTGGTATCCCCTGAACCTCCTGCTGGGGATCCCCCTGCCCATCGGTCTGGTGATGTCCTGGCTCCTGTGGCTGCACTATGCCATCGCTGGGCTGGGCGTGTTCGCGCTGGCGCGGCTGCTGCGTCTGCCGCCCCCGGGGGCGCTGCTGGCGGCGCTCATCTTCACCACGACAGGCTTCATGGTCGCCCACCTACACCATGTGGCGATCATCACCGCCGCCGCCTGGCTTCCCTGGGCCTGGTTCGGGCTACTGGCGTACCGGCGCCAGGCGCGACGGGGCCTGCTGGCCCTGGTGGCGTGGTGCTCGGCGGCGCAACTGCTGGCCGGGCAGCCGCAGTTGTGGCTGCTCACCTTCGTCTCTGGGTTCGTGATGCTCGCCCTGGCCGAGATGCTGCTCCGGGACACGCCCCTGGCGCTCTCTCGCGAGCGGCCGCGTCGAGATTGGCTACTGCTGCTGGCGGCGGCCGGCCTGGGGCTCGGTGTGGCAGGCATCACGCTGCTGCCGGCCGCCAGCCTGTACGCCCTGTCGGAGCGCAGCAGGCCGCACCTGGACTTCATCACCTCGTACGCTCTCTCGCGGGACTCCCTGAAGACACTGCTGGGGGTGCGGCTGGCGCGCGGCGACTACTGGGAGTTCGAGGCCTTCGCGGGGCTGAGCACACTCGTGCTGGCGGCGGTAGCCGTAGTCCGGGGCAAAGCGCGCGCCATGCTGTACCTGCTGTGCGCCCTGGTCCTGTTCGCGCTGTTCATGGGGCTGGCACAGGTGAACCCCCTGTACCGCCTGGCCCCCCACATCCCGCTGCTGAGCGGGATGCGCTGCGCAGGGCGATGGATCGTGATTGTCTCGCTGTGCCTGGCGCTGCTGGCAGCATATGGGTTGCAGGTGCTGTCGCGCCCGAGCTGGCTGCGGCCGCTCGTTGTCGCCATCGTCGTCGCCGAGTTGACGTGGTTCGGGGCGCACTATAACCCACAGGCCAGGCCGGAGTTGCTGCAGCCCCCGCCGCAGGCCGCCCGGCTGGCCGGGGAGGCGAGGCTGCTCACCACGCTACCCTACCGGCTCCCCGAGGGCCTGTCGCAGGGCGATGAGTTCCTTCTCGGCCGGCGGCTGGTCGTGCCCAACCTGAACGTCATGTGGGGTGTCCCCACCGGACACCTGTACATGCCCCTGCAACTGCAGGACTTCGCCCTCGTGCGGGACAGCGTGAACTGGACGCGAGCCGACGAGGCGGCGGCGTGTGGGATCGGTTGGCAGATCGTCCAGGGAGGTAGAGCGGCGGCACCGCCCGGCTGGGAGCGGATACCGGGAGGCGGGGACGCGCTCTATCGGTTGCCACAGCCCCGCCTCGCCTGGCTGACCTCGAGTCCGGGGGCTGACGAGACCGATGACACCCTCGGCACGGCGCGCCTGGTACAGCAGAGCGGCCGAGGCCTGACGTTGCGCTGCACAGCCCGACGCCCCGCCTACGTCGTGGTGTCCGTCGTGTGGCTGCCATGGTGGCAGGCGACCGTCAACGGCCGTCCGGCTCCCCTGGAACGGGCCGGGAAGGCCTTCTGCGCCGTCCCAGTCCCTGCCGGGGACAGTGAGATCGAGCTTCGTTACCAGCAGCCACGCCTGCGCGAGGGCGCGTGCCTGACCGTTGGCGGCCTCGTGCTGCTGGCCATCCTGCTGTTGCTCGCCTGA
- a CDS encoding GNAT family N-acetyltransferase, producing the protein MPEQSEPLAISPRQAREEDLPVLAVFERDLARLNFPDDPITDLAYHEAKLRRALRAEPEGLVVLTTEDDADIVGWLWLTAKTVLATGERYGVIRSLYVRHDLRRQGFASALASYALRYFRSRGIGRVVAKTHINSESSRRTLERAGFSALHVTYEIRSPLPPEQEES; encoded by the coding sequence ATGCCGGAGCAGTCCGAGCCGCTCGCCATTTCGCCCCGCCAGGCCCGTGAAGAGGACTTGCCGGTGCTCGCCGTCTTCGAGCGCGACTTGGCCCGCCTGAACTTCCCCGACGACCCCATCACCGACCTGGCCTACCACGAGGCCAAGCTGCGCCGCGCCCTGCGGGCCGAGCCCGAGGGCCTGGTCGTGCTCACCACGGAGGACGACGCGGACATTGTCGGCTGGCTGTGGCTGACGGCCAAGACGGTGCTGGCTACGGGCGAGCGCTACGGCGTCATCCGCAGCCTCTACGTCCGCCACGACTTGCGCCGCCAGGGCTTCGCCAGCGCCCTGGCCTCCTACGCCCTGCGCTACTTCCGGTCGCGCGGGATTGGTCGCGTCGTCGCCAAGACGCACATCAACAGTGAGAGCAGCCGGCGTACGCTCGAGCGCGCCGGCTTCTCAGCGTTGCACGTCACGTACGAGATCCGCTCGCCGCTGCCGCCGGAGCAGGAGGAGTCGTGA
- a CDS encoding sodium:solute symporter family protein, with product MTFQTADYAIIVGYFVAVMLAGFAWLRRGKTADDYFLAGRTLTLPAFVATLVATWYGGILGVGEFAYNSGICAWLLFGVPYYVFAIVFALLLAPRIRQAELYTIPDKIHEAYGKPAAVLAAAFVYCLTTPAPYVLMLGTLLQLIFGWSLLPALLVGVVFSTVYVYVGGFRSDVRVNIVQFVLMFVGFAVILPYCVWTFGGFDFLKTHLPATHLTWHGGNSTQYIIAWFFIAMWTLVDPGFHQRCYAARTPRVATRGILVSVLFWVAFDFMTTTAGLYARAALPDIEPVMSYPLLAERLLPAGVKGLFYVAMLATVMSTLVSYLFLCGVTFTRDFAWRLEGGDPDDRIGLRTAIGLGLTTAIALALALGVPSVVKLWFFVGTTFIPGLLLPLLSGYWPALRVRRGAAAWLMAAAFGVSLVWLIWGQTHIVEDMPQYPLGLEPMYAGLAVSVVGFAVARRGRRGEDAEDDGKDGEDKAE from the coding sequence ATGACTTTCCAGACTGCAGACTACGCGATCATCGTCGGGTACTTCGTTGCTGTCATGCTGGCGGGGTTTGCCTGGCTGCGGCGCGGCAAGACCGCCGACGACTACTTCCTGGCCGGGCGGACGCTGACGCTGCCGGCGTTCGTGGCCACGCTGGTCGCCACCTGGTACGGCGGCATCCTCGGCGTCGGGGAGTTTGCCTACAACAGCGGCATATGCGCCTGGCTCCTGTTCGGCGTGCCTTACTATGTGTTCGCGATCGTGTTCGCGCTCCTGCTGGCGCCGCGTATCCGCCAGGCGGAGCTCTACACCATCCCCGACAAGATCCACGAGGCATATGGCAAGCCGGCGGCGGTGCTCGCCGCGGCCTTCGTCTACTGCCTGACGACCCCCGCACCGTATGTGCTGATGCTCGGGACGCTCCTGCAGCTCATCTTCGGCTGGTCGCTCCTGCCGGCGCTGCTGGTCGGGGTGGTCTTCTCGACGGTCTATGTCTACGTCGGCGGCTTCCGCTCCGATGTCCGCGTGAACATCGTGCAGTTCGTGCTGATGTTCGTCGGCTTCGCCGTGATCCTCCCCTACTGTGTGTGGACCTTCGGCGGCTTCGACTTCCTGAAGACCCACCTGCCCGCCACGCACCTGACCTGGCACGGGGGCAACAGCACCCAGTACATCATCGCATGGTTCTTCATCGCCATGTGGACGCTGGTGGACCCGGGCTTCCATCAGCGCTGCTACGCCGCGCGCACTCCGCGCGTAGCCACCCGCGGCATCCTCGTCAGCGTGCTGTTCTGGGTGGCCTTTGACTTCATGACCACGACGGCCGGCCTGTATGCCCGCGCGGCCCTGCCGGACATCGAGCCGGTCATGTCGTACCCGCTCCTGGCCGAACGTCTCCTGCCGGCGGGTGTGAAGGGCCTCTTCTATGTCGCGATGCTCGCTACCGTGATGTCCACATTGGTCAGCTACCTGTTCCTGTGTGGCGTTACGTTCACTCGCGACTTCGCCTGGCGGCTCGAGGGCGGCGATCCCGATGACCGCATCGGCCTGCGCACCGCCATCGGGCTCGGCCTCACGACGGCCATCGCCCTGGCGCTCGCGCTGGGAGTGCCGTCCGTCGTGAAGCTGTGGTTCTTCGTCGGGACCACCTTCATCCCCGGCCTGCTGCTGCCCCTCTTGTCAGGCTACTGGCCGGCTCTGCGTGTGCGACGTGGCGCGGCGGCGTGGCTGATGGCCGCGGCGTTCGGCGTCTCGCTGGTGTGGCTCATCTGGGGGCAGACGCACATCGTCGAGGACATGCCGCAGTACCCGCTGGGGCTGGAGCCCATGTATGCGGGTCTGGCGGTATCGGTGGTGGGGTTTGCGGTGGCACGGAGGGGACGACGGGGAGAGGATGCAGAGGATGACGGCAAGGATGGAGAGGATAAGGCAGAATAG
- a CDS encoding helix-turn-helix domain-containing protein produces the protein MPSDSLVQSVLRSLDILEMVARSESGLTLQDISGALGLASPTAHNLARTLVARGYLQKTPRPVRYRLGAACFDLVQAQARRELLRQASQEVGALGRLFPRASVILAEAIGAEVVVVVRTAPDRAGVIQHPHHPPLLPYSAAVSLAYQAFCTPGEREAFRAHHAFEEFGAHYWGTSEALDAFLAEARRLGYVHLPVGAAAETLRAGAPVFSPPGVLAGMVGLSMSATEAAAAVADEVLRELTAAAARIGSGVTSTLTQGAQQHADGGGSEDTGEDAGRRSRGHRLDGPV, from the coding sequence ATGCCAAGCGATAGCCTCGTCCAATCGGTCCTGCGCAGCCTCGATATCCTGGAGATGGTCGCCCGCAGCGAGAGCGGGCTGACACTCCAGGACATCTCTGGTGCGCTGGGTCTGGCCTCGCCGACGGCCCATAACCTGGCGCGGACGCTCGTGGCGCGGGGGTATCTGCAGAAGACGCCGCGGCCCGTTCGCTACCGTCTCGGGGCCGCGTGCTTCGACCTCGTCCAGGCCCAGGCACGTCGGGAGTTGCTCCGCCAGGCCAGCCAAGAGGTGGGGGCGCTGGGCCGGCTGTTCCCGCGGGCCAGCGTCATCCTCGCCGAGGCCATCGGGGCAGAGGTAGTCGTCGTCGTCCGCACCGCCCCCGACCGCGCCGGCGTCATCCAGCATCCCCATCATCCGCCGCTGCTACCCTACAGCGCTGCCGTGAGCCTGGCGTACCAGGCGTTCTGTACGCCAGGAGAGCGCGAGGCCTTCCGGGCCCACCACGCCTTCGAGGAGTTCGGAGCCCACTACTGGGGCACCTCGGAGGCGCTGGATGCCTTCCTGGCTGAGGCCCGGCGGCTGGGGTACGTCCACTTGCCGGTGGGGGCGGCCGCCGAGACACTGCGCGCCGGCGCCCCGGTGTTCAGCCCGCCGGGGGTGCTGGCGGGCATGGTTGGCCTGTCCATGAGCGCCACGGAGGCTGCGGCCGCCGTGGCGGATGAGGTTCTGCGAGAGCTTACCGCCGCTGCTGCCCGCATCGGCAGTGGCGTGACGTCAACACTGACACAAGGAGCACAGCAGCATGCTGACGGCGGAGGCAGTGAAGACACAGGCGAAGATGCTGGGCGCCGATCTCGTGGGCATCGCCTCGATGGACCGGTTTGA
- a CDS encoding thiamine diphosphokinase → MRALILCNGERPSAGLLARQLAQTDVVICTDGALEWAVQMGCRPDVVIGDMDSGEPLSDCEVVDCGPHGMQENSDAEKALLLTLEGGAERIVLLGATGQRLDHTLANVWVVARYHDRVQVVLADDWSELFVIHDRYARVATPGEALSLVALTPDVTLDTEGLRWPLHGPLEMGTRGLSNEAVAEEIVVDVHSGLVAVITPAAR, encoded by the coding sequence ATGAGGGCGCTCATCCTGTGCAATGGTGAGCGACCATCGGCGGGGCTACTCGCCCGTCAGTTGGCGCAGACGGACGTTGTCATCTGTACCGACGGGGCGCTCGAGTGGGCGGTGCAGATGGGCTGTCGCCCGGACGTTGTCATCGGCGACATGGACTCGGGCGAGCCCCTCTCCGACTGCGAGGTCGTGGACTGCGGTCCCCACGGGATGCAGGAGAACTCCGACGCCGAGAAGGCCCTGCTCCTGACGCTGGAGGGAGGGGCGGAGCGCATCGTGCTGCTCGGAGCGACGGGGCAGCGGCTCGACCATACGCTCGCCAACGTCTGGGTTGTGGCTCGCTATCACGACCGTGTGCAGGTCGTCCTGGCGGACGACTGGAGCGAGCTGTTCGTGATCCACGACCGCTACGCGCGGGTCGCCACGCCCGGGGAAGCCCTATCCCTGGTGGCGCTGACGCCGGACGTGACGCTCGACACCGAGGGCCTGCGCTGGCCGCTGCACGGCCCGCTGGAGATGGGGACCCGCGGCCTGAGCAACGAGGCTGTGGCCGAAGAGATCGTCGTGGATGTGCACAGCGGTCTCGTCGCTGTCATTACCCCTGCCGCGCGATAG
- a CDS encoding nucleotidyltransferase family protein, which produces MGAIVMANGDACKLARKLAAPHKALLDVNGKPMIDRVLHAVHGCSLVDGVIVSCLPGGPIATHLGDRVTLAQPSDPTFLGGIAEGFRLAPEMERALLVTCDMPLLTPESIEFFAQQAAQSPEADVVYGMVDVHLTRRHYPETRRTAIKLREGQYTAAGLSVVSRRFIEECGPTLMDAFHARKSKVAMAQLLGFGFLVRFALGSLSLDQIVRRAEELLQGKCAAVSIPYPECGFDVDSEADLAAARAALQRLRSEA; this is translated from the coding sequence GTGGGCGCCATCGTCATGGCGAACGGCGATGCCTGCAAGCTGGCCCGCAAACTCGCGGCGCCCCATAAGGCGCTGCTGGATGTGAACGGGAAGCCGATGATTGACCGTGTGCTGCACGCAGTGCACGGGTGTTCGTTGGTGGATGGTGTCATCGTCTCGTGTCTGCCCGGCGGGCCAATCGCCACGCACCTGGGCGATCGCGTGACGCTCGCCCAGCCGTCCGACCCGACGTTCCTGGGCGGCATCGCCGAGGGCTTCCGCCTGGCGCCGGAGATGGAGCGGGCGCTGCTGGTCACGTGTGACATGCCGCTGCTCACGCCCGAGAGCATCGAGTTCTTCGCCCAGCAGGCGGCGCAGTCGCCCGAAGCCGACGTGGTCTACGGCATGGTGGATGTGCACCTGACGCGCCGGCATTACCCGGAGACACGCCGCACAGCCATCAAGCTGCGCGAGGGGCAGTACACGGCGGCCGGGCTCAGCGTCGTCTCCCGCCGCTTCATCGAGGAATGCGGTCCGACGCTCATGGACGCTTTCCACGCGCGCAAGAGCAAGGTTGCCATGGCGCAGTTGCTGGGCTTCGGTTTCCTGGTGCGGTTCGCGCTCGGGTCGTTGTCGCTGGATCAGATAGTCAGGCGGGCGGAGGAGCTGCTGCAGGGCAAGTGTGCCGCTGTCAGCATCCCCTACCCCGAATGCGGCTTTGACGTGGACTCGGAGGCTGACCTGGCGGCGGCGCGGGCGGCGCTCCAACGCCTGCGCTCCGAGGCATGA
- a CDS encoding 4-(cytidine 5'-diphospho)-2-C-methyl-D-erythritol kinase yields the protein MNAIHVRCPAKINLTLEILGKRPDGYHELRTVFQALSLYDELTVAPAEQDAFTVTGLPGAPTDDSNLCLKALRLSRSRFDTTVPVAVTLHKCIPMQAGLGGGSSDAAGMLAALERLYPRSAGGQPARAGEAACPTGREGSAHGVAELAAQLGSDVAFFLHGGAMLGSGRGELLEPLPPLRAGALVLALPPVAMGTAEAYGLIRPDDYTDGNRTTRLVALLRAGSALPEVAAGMYNVFAAPVERHRPEIAALRQRLQALPAQAVLLCGSGAAVGAVLESAEQAEQAAAQLRADGLWAVSVRPVPHGLQVTEQ from the coding sequence ATGAACGCCATCCACGTGCGATGTCCGGCGAAGATCAACCTGACGCTCGAGATCCTCGGCAAGCGGCCGGACGGCTACCACGAATTGCGCACCGTCTTCCAGGCCCTGAGCCTGTACGACGAACTAACCGTGGCGCCCGCGGAGCAGGATGCGTTCACCGTCACCGGCCTCCCCGGTGCGCCGACAGATGACAGCAATCTCTGCCTGAAGGCCTTGAGGCTTTCCCGCTCTCGGTTCGATACAACAGTGCCGGTGGCCGTCACGCTGCACAAGTGTATCCCGATGCAGGCGGGGCTGGGCGGGGGCAGCAGTGACGCGGCGGGGATGTTGGCGGCGCTGGAGCGCCTGTACCCTCGTAGCGCGGGCGGGCAGCCCGCGCGGGCAGGCGAGGCCGCCTGCCCTACTGGTCGAGAGGGCAGCGCCCACGGAGTGGCAGAACTCGCCGCGCAACTGGGCAGCGATGTGGCTTTCTTCCTGCACGGCGGCGCCATGCTCGGATCGGGGCGAGGGGAGTTGCTGGAGCCCCTGCCGCCCCTGCGCGCGGGGGCTCTGGTGCTGGCGCTGCCGCCCGTCGCCATGGGCACCGCCGAGGCCTACGGCCTCATTCGGCCTGATGACTACACCGACGGCAACCGCACCACGCGGCTGGTTGCGTTGCTGCGTGCAGGAAGCGCCTTGCCGGAAGTGGCCGCGGGCATGTATAATGTCTTTGCTGCACCGGTCGAGCGACACCGGCCGGAGATTGCGGCCCTCCGCCAACGCCTGCAAGCCTTGCCCGCGCAGGCGGTCTTGCTTTGCGGCAGCGGTGCGGCCGTTGGCGCGGTGTTAGAAAGCGCCGAGCAAGCTGAGCAGGCAGCCGCCCAGTTACGGGCGGACGGCTTGTGGGCTGTCTCGGTGCGGCCAGTGCCGCACGGGTTGCAGGTGACCGAACAGTGA
- a CDS encoding polysaccharide deacetylase family protein has protein sequence MSLCTKESKYMPAGMTEVQVAQRYVQLLEKHGVKATLYVTGMCYVTEGRDLATVVRSAQVEVGGHSFWARQPRKLFDWYGRRTGNWNGPRWFQAWDIRRNIAVCRRMTGVVPVSWRAHSYKVDRNTYPLLAQYGVRCVSDAIERDTLLPQRLETGLISHPLNVIPDHDHLYHAHRTPEFVEAANQRGYGADDFGAVSYTIEKWGELVAAQVEAIEAQGGVATVLAHPICMYIADEMKTFERLLERWRGKRMVWAKELAG, from the coding sequence ATGTCCCTGTGCACCAAGGAGAGCAAGTACATGCCCGCCGGCATGACGGAGGTGCAGGTGGCGCAGCGCTACGTGCAGCTTCTGGAGAAGCACGGCGTGAAGGCCACGCTCTATGTGACGGGGATGTGCTATGTGACCGAGGGGCGCGACCTGGCGACGGTCGTGCGGTCGGCGCAGGTGGAAGTCGGCGGGCACTCCTTCTGGGCGCGGCAGCCGCGCAAGCTGTTCGACTGGTACGGCCGCCGCACGGGCAACTGGAACGGTCCGCGCTGGTTCCAGGCGTGGGACATCCGCCGCAACATCGCAGTCTGCCGCCGCATGACCGGTGTGGTCCCCGTCTCGTGGCGCGCCCACAGCTACAAGGTGGATCGGAACACGTACCCGCTGCTGGCTCAGTACGGGGTCCGGTGCGTGTCGGACGCCATCGAGAGGGACACGCTGCTGCCGCAGCGCCTGGAGACGGGCCTCATCTCACACCCGCTGAACGTCATCCCCGACCACGACCATCTGTACCATGCGCACCGCACGCCGGAGTTCGTCGAAGCAGCCAACCAGCGGGGCTATGGCGCTGACGACTTCGGTGCGGTGTCATACACGATCGAAAAGTGGGGAGAGCTGGTCGCGGCGCAGGTGGAGGCCATCGAGGCGCAGGGCGGGGTGGCGACGGTCCTGGCACACCCGATCTGCATGTACATTGCGGATGAGATGAAGACCTTCGAGCGTCTGCTGGAGCGCTGGCGAGGGAAGCGGATGGTCTGGGCGAAGGAGTTGGCGGGATAG
- a CDS encoding DUF1559 domain-containing protein: protein MSRRNGFTLIELLVVIAIIAILAAILFPVFAKAREKARQSSCLSNLKQIGTSVMMYAQDYDEMYPMSYQDVSSGAGSALQIPMTWPNRLQPYIKNQQLYKCPSDGRAPNVDFTGCRAIAQSYCWNYWMGMDIPGWYDPSSYHTYCVTCSLSDVKAPAQCAMLWDDSSDWLAAGWGGRFNTLDSPDWAYDLGPGTLKGRHNGGDNLVFADGHAKWYKLNVSSDTETTGGITVNPSVEP, encoded by the coding sequence ATGTCACGGAGGAATGGTTTCACGCTGATCGAGTTGCTGGTGGTGATCGCGATCATCGCGATCCTGGCCGCGATCCTCTTCCCGGTCTTCGCGAAGGCCCGGGAGAAGGCCCGGCAGTCGTCCTGTCTGAGCAACCTCAAGCAGATCGGCACCAGCGTCATGATGTACGCGCAGGACTACGACGAGATGTACCCCATGAGCTACCAGGACGTGTCTTCGGGCGCGGGATCGGCCCTACAGATCCCGATGACGTGGCCCAACCGCCTGCAGCCGTACATCAAGAACCAGCAGCTCTACAAGTGCCCGTCCGATGGCCGCGCGCCGAACGTGGACTTCACCGGCTGCCGGGCCATCGCCCAGAGCTACTGCTGGAACTACTGGATGGGCATGGATATCCCCGGCTGGTACGACCCCAGCAGCTACCACACCTACTGCGTCACCTGCAGCCTGTCCGATGTGAAGGCCCCGGCGCAGTGCGCCATGCTCTGGGACGACAGTTCCGACTGGCTCGCCGCCGGCTGGGGTGGGCGCTTCAACACCCTTGACAGCCCCGACTGGGCCTATGATCTGGGCCCTGGCACCCTCAAGGGGCGCCACAACGGTGGCGACAACCTCGTCTTCGCTGATGGCCACGCCAAGTGGTACAAGCTCAATGTGTCGTCCGACACCGAGACGACCGGAGGCATCACCGTGAACCCGAGTGTCGAGCCATGA
- a CDS encoding aminotransferase class IV gives MGATNLIYLNGELVPEAEAKVSIFDIGFMYSAVFMEALRTFRHELFRLEDHLDRLECSMRYCGLPPLVSREEMAQAIRTVVEANIAAIPEDDDCWICAQVTPGQGFPHPMMKGHHSPPTVMAYVSYLPYDEYCDCYDAGKPAIVATTRNVPPAVVDPRGKTRYRLHYFMAKLEAQTRDSHAFALLLDTDGFVTEGTGANFFIARDGVLYTPTTRNVLEGISRRVVIELAQEQGIPVVERDLTLYDVYSADEAFWTTSSYCMLPCSRVNHMAFEQTPGPLFTQLIAAWSNAVGVDIIGQARKYRSRESNVWRA, from the coding sequence ATGGGCGCGACCAACCTCATCTATCTCAACGGCGAGCTTGTCCCCGAGGCCGAAGCGAAGGTCTCGATCTTCGACATCGGATTCATGTATAGCGCGGTCTTCATGGAGGCCCTGCGCACCTTCCGGCACGAGCTGTTCCGCCTCGAGGATCACCTGGACCGGCTCGAATGCTCGATGCGGTATTGCGGCCTGCCGCCGCTGGTCAGCCGGGAGGAGATGGCGCAGGCGATCCGGACCGTCGTCGAGGCCAACATCGCTGCCATACCGGAGGACGACGACTGCTGGATCTGCGCGCAGGTCACGCCCGGCCAGGGCTTCCCACACCCGATGATGAAGGGCCACCACAGCCCGCCCACCGTCATGGCGTATGTGAGCTACCTGCCCTACGACGAGTACTGCGACTGCTACGACGCAGGCAAGCCGGCGATCGTGGCGACCACGCGCAACGTGCCCCCCGCCGTCGTGGACCCGCGCGGCAAGACCCGCTACCGTCTGCACTACTTCATGGCCAAGCTCGAGGCCCAGACGCGCGATTCTCATGCCTTCGCGCTACTGTTGGACACCGATGGCTTTGTTACCGAGGGCACCGGCGCCAACTTCTTCATCGCCCGCGACGGAGTGCTCTACACCCCCACAACGCGCAACGTCCTCGAAGGCATCAGCCGCCGCGTCGTCATCGAGTTGGCGCAGGAGCAGGGGATCCCCGTCGTCGAGCGGGACCTGACGCTCTACGACGTCTACAGCGCTGACGAGGCCTTCTGGACGACCTCCTCGTACTGCATGTTGCCCTGCAGCCGCGTCAACCACATGGCGTTCGAGCAGACGCCCGGCCCGCTGTTCACGCAGCTCATCGCGGCGTGGAGCAACGCGGTCGGCGTAGACATCATCGGTCAGGCGCGGAAGTACCGCAGCCGCGAGAGCAACGTCTGGCGGGCCTGA